The genomic DNA TTTATACACGAGGCATCGGCCAAAGACGTGCCTCCGAATTTACAGGTCACTCGATCCATAGATTCCTCCAAAGTTAATCGTGCAAGAGCTGCACAAACAGGGCAAACCGTGTATTAAGACAACCATCCCATGATAAAGCGTTCAAGATCGTTATAGGTCACATAAAGCATGAGCGCAATTAAGAGGATGATGCCCACCTGCTGCATCCGTTCGAGAAATTTTTCATTGACCGGTTTGCCGCGCAGCGCTTCAATACCGTTAACGAGTACTTGACCGCCATCCAGCACGGGCAGCGGCAGAAGGTTCAATATAAACAGGTTGATGCTGATGAAAGCAGTGATCTTCATGAGCCAGTCCAGCCCGGCTTGTGCTGCACGGGTGGTCACTTCAAAGATCATGAGCGGTCCGCCCAGTTCTTTCGGGCTCACCGTCCGCCGCACGAGTCCCACAATGGTCATGATCGTACGATCAACAGCAAGATAGCTTTGATAAAAGGCGTGTTGCACAATTTTTGTGGGCGGAATTCGTTGCAGCACCAACTGAGGACGGAGCGAAACGCCGATAGCACGGACGGGATCGATAGGCACCGTCACGGTGAAAATCTTCTCATCCTGAACCATGCCGAACATTTTCGCAGGTCGCTTTACGGTTAAAGCGATACTTTCGCCGGGATGGGATGTTTCCATTTCGTGAAAGGTTTCTGCGGAACAAGGTTCCCCGTTTACTTCCAAAATCGTATCGCCCGGTTTGAGATCAAAAGCTTCTGATTGCTCTGCGGCGGCGCTGACTACACCCCAAAGATCGTCGGTATTCAAGGCGCCGAATTTTAAACCGCGTACCCGGCCGATGGTGTGGGGCATGACGGCAATGTTTTTCTGTTTACCGTCCCGTTCGACGGTGATCGAAACGGAACTGCCTTCGTCGCGATCTTCAATATAAGAGATAAATCCGGTCAGGCTGACGGGGATGTCGTCAATCTCTCGGATAATGTCGCCTTCTTGAAATCCCGCGGCGGCGGCGGGGGAGTCGTCCAGTATATACCCGATCAGCGCTGTTTCAAAAGGTCCTACGCCAAAACG from Candidatus Hydrogenedentota bacterium includes the following:
- a CDS encoding PDZ domain-containing protein; translation: MIINLIVFFAVLSLLIFFHELGHFLAAKAFGIYVKRFSIGMPPRLFGFQWGETDYCVGALPIGGFVMMAGQEDVPLSDEEREEQYGNVPEERWFKNKPVLQRVCVLLAGPTMNLLLAVLLYAIVGLVGSMVPEWEVEARVGDIETNAPVLEAPLYLYDAQTDGPAGDEAVAVGWQVGDKIVKVDGRSISNMTDLAVEAVLGGDEKSHTILLERSDEDGVTTQYLSYVTPKILDDTRHPRFGVGPFETALIGYILDDSPAAAAGFQEGDIIREIDDIPVSLTGFISYIEDRDEGSSVSITVERDGKQKNIAVMPHTIGRVRGLKFGALNTDDLWGVVSAAAEQSEAFDLKPGDTILEVNGEPCSAETFHEMETSHPGESIALTVKRPAKMFGMVQDEKIFTVTVPIDPVRAIGVSLRPQLVLQRIPPTKIVQHAFYQSYLAVDRTIMTIVGLVRRTVSPKELGGPLMIFEVTTRAAQAGLDWLMKITAFISINLFILNLLPLPVLDGGQVLVNGIEALRGKPVNEKFLERMQQVGIILLIALMLYVTYNDLERFIMGWLS